In Streptomyces sp. NBC_00306, a single genomic region encodes these proteins:
- a CDS encoding gluconokinase yields the protein MSTPHVVVVMGVTGTGKTTIGPLVAEALGVPYAEGDDFHPPANIAKMSAGTPLDDADRWPWLDAIGQWALSRAGKGGVVSSSALKRAYRDRLRAVAPDAVFLHLTGDRELIERRMTERKGHFMPTKLLDSQFATLQPLEDDEAGVSVDVSGSPEEITDRAVAALRRLDA from the coding sequence ATGAGCACCCCCCACGTCGTGGTGGTCATGGGAGTGACCGGGACCGGAAAGACCACCATCGGTCCGCTGGTCGCCGAAGCTCTGGGCGTTCCGTACGCCGAGGGCGACGACTTCCATCCCCCGGCCAACATCGCCAAGATGTCGGCCGGCACACCGCTGGACGACGCCGACCGGTGGCCCTGGCTCGACGCGATCGGTCAGTGGGCGCTCAGCAGGGCGGGCAAGGGCGGAGTCGTGTCCAGCTCCGCCCTCAAGCGCGCCTACCGCGACCGTCTGCGCGCGGTCGCCCCGGACGCCGTCTTCCTCCATCTCACCGGTGACCGCGAGCTGATCGAACGGCGGATGACCGAGCGCAAGGGGCACTTCATGCCCACGAAGCTGCTCGATTCGCAGTTCGCCACGCTCCAGCCGCTGGAGGACGACGAGGCGGGCGTCTCCGTCGATGTGTCCGGCAGCCCCGAGGAGATCACCGATCGGGCCGTCGCCGCGCTGCGCCGGCTCGACGCGTGA
- a CDS encoding FadR/GntR family transcriptional regulator produces the protein MTTAGRGLHTHVLDTLGLAITAGEYPQGSVLRTDEVAQRFDVSRTVVREVVRVLESMHLVESRRRVGVTVRPTEEWNVYDPQVIRWRLAGADRPRQLRSLTVLRSAVEPVAAGLAARHATPEQCAALTECALGMVATSRGHQLEGYLRHDIAFHRIVLEASGNEMFARLGDVVAEVLAGRTHHHVMFDDPDPAAVTLHVQVAEAVREGDAARAEEITREIAVGALAELDVLAP, from the coding sequence ATGACCACAGCGGGCCGGGGCCTCCACACACATGTTCTGGACACCCTCGGCCTCGCGATCACAGCCGGCGAGTACCCGCAGGGCAGCGTTTTGCGCACCGACGAGGTCGCTCAGCGCTTCGACGTCTCCCGTACGGTCGTCCGCGAAGTCGTCCGCGTCCTCGAATCCATGCACCTGGTGGAGTCCCGGCGCCGGGTCGGTGTGACCGTCCGCCCCACCGAGGAGTGGAACGTCTACGACCCGCAGGTCATCCGCTGGCGACTGGCCGGCGCCGACCGGCCGCGCCAGCTGCGCTCACTGACCGTGCTCCGCTCCGCCGTCGAGCCGGTCGCCGCGGGCCTCGCCGCCCGCCATGCCACGCCCGAGCAGTGTGCCGCCCTCACCGAGTGCGCGCTCGGCATGGTCGCCACCTCCCGGGGCCACCAGCTCGAGGGCTATCTGCGGCACGACATCGCCTTCCACCGGATCGTCCTCGAAGCGTCGGGCAACGAGATGTTCGCGCGCCTCGGTGATGTCGTCGCCGAGGTGCTCGCGGGGCGTACGCACCACCATGTGATGTTCGACGACCCCGATCCGGCGGCCGTGACCCTGCATGTGCAGGTTGCCGAGGCCGTTCGCGAAGGCGACGCGGCGCGCGCCGAGGAGATCACCCGGGAGATCGCGGTGGGCGCCCTGGCTGAACTGGACGTGCTCGCACCCTGA